A segment of the Solea solea chromosome 14, fSolSol10.1, whole genome shotgun sequence genome:
TGTGTATCTAATAAAAGGTcaggtgtggtcttctgctgctgtagcagaACCTGAATGTCCTGTAGCCCCCATGTTGTGGTTTCAGAGATGGTCTAGGtagttatttttgaaaaattccaGTAATATGCAGACTAGTCCacctggcaccaacaaccaagCCACATTCTAAGTCCTTTAATTTAATCTTTCTTCCCCCCATTCTGAAacttggtttgaacttcagaaggtcatcttgaccatgtatACATGACAAAAATGCATTgtcatgtgtacatgtatacaaGTCAATCACAGTTACCATGTGATTGACTTGTTAGTTGTTCAGTTGTCATGGAATATAGTCAACTGAGAATCTTTATCTGCCAAGTTATGATAAAATGATCCACGTGTGAATCATTTTTAACATATTACCCTCCAACTTGTGGGTTAGTATTTGCTTTGTGAGGTTCTGATTTGGGGTTTCAGATCTAGACTCTTTGTTTCCACTTGTCATAAAACTCGAATATTCAGTCTTTACTGAACTTTTTTGCTTGTTGAACAGAGCCGACATTTCTTTTGACATAATGCAACAATAACAACGCTGTTCATCAAGGAAGGTATTAATGGAAACCTGAAAGGTTGAGAATTTATCATCACTGATGTTTGACCAAAATGCTTAAATTgaccaaagtaaaacaaaatgagaGAATTCACCAACAGTTTCTGCTTAGCAAATAGCAACAGGTTAAACAttcaattttaacatttttttttaatatttttcctTTGTGTGTTGTCAAAGTCACAGGTGAGAGACTCACTGAAGTAAAGATGAAGGAAaacttgttttgctttttttgctaCAATTAAAAGCATAATTGTTATAAAATAAGTTAAACTTTAATCACTATACAATTGTACAaagaatcaaaataaaaaattaagtGATTACACTTCAAATGTGCCATACAAcctgaaaaaacatcagacgATCactattaatacattttttttttttaaaaaaggaagaaagaaaataccTGTAGCATTACATGTGTCAAAGATTAAACATCAGGATCCTGTTGAGCTTTGTTGgaattattaatttaaaatcTTTGACATAAAGAATCTTCTGACACTGTAGAGCTACTATTTGGCTGCAAATCGATAAGCAAGAATGTTAAACTACTTGAAAGTTAGTATGAAAGTATGTTTTCAATACACTTAAAACAACGTCAGGGAAAAATTACTTTAACCGAGTTGTGGAACACCGCCTGCCTTCAGTGGTTATCACCTGCTGCCAGCTTATCAACTACTTGTATACATTTATTGGGGAATGCTCATGAAGCTTAATGTGCCATTTATAGATTTAAGAATTAGTTAACCATTGTTTAGCAACAAAGagacattttaaagacaaatgtgGGGCTAAATCCCAGCTTCACCTTTGGTCATTTATTCATGCCTGGTCCATTTCTTGTTCCCTTGTTCTTAGTTCCACAAGCACAAGGCGCACCTTCACTGCTGCTGATTCCCTGAGGTTTTTGTGCAAAGAGTGCTCATAGAGGGGGCGTACTACTCACTGCTACCTCTGTGTGTATTATGTCCTTGAGATTAATACAACAATCCACATCAGGGTAAGGAGTCGGGTTCAGTTTTGGGGGGTGGAGTAGAACGAGTGGTGCTGGTAGTTCCGGTCTGTAGGGTTGGTGGCAAACAGGAGAGGAGCACTCTCTGCCCCATACCAACTGAAACAGAgcaagataataaaaaaagtgtcaaagaCGACAGCTGTGTCTactgtgcagtgtgtgaggcATTGGGTATGGAGGGATTTCATCCCCCAGCCTCTCAGTGCACTGCAGCAAATCAGAATTTTTCACTGGAACTTATTATCACCTAAATGTCCTGCATCCAAAGAAAAAACTTTTGTAATGTTAATACTAAAATCTACTGTGAATTTAACTTGGCAGCAATGATCATTACCTTGTCTGTAGATGTGAACTGCGTGCCCATGGAACAGGTGCATCGTCATCACTTGCTTGAGGGTCGTCAAAGAAGTATGGACGAGGTAGGGCTCTGTTATTGATGACTATGCTGCTGGTCTGAAAGAATTGAAGGAAAAAGCTTTTGCAGCTTCAATGACACACATTCTCAGTCAAATCTGACACAATAAACTAAAAACTACCTCCTGAGCAGGCTGGCGAACCCTGAAGATAAGGATCAGCAGACTGGTCGGGAGCAGTTCCCATATGAGTAGAATGGCACCGAAGGCTAGGTAGCCTTTGTCGCCCAATTCATTACGCAAGTCAGCCTACAGGGAAAAACACGATCAAAGATAAAAGCGACTTTCACAATCAAACTTGACAACCATTGGTTCTAAAATAACTCAGGCTGGCTAAAAGTGCCAGTGGAAATGACGATTACCTGGTCAGAGATATTGTACCAGTCAAAGTCGAACGACTCCACCTCATGGCTCTGGGACAGGAAGAGGACTGTCAGGTTGTAGCAGGCTCGACTGGCAAACAACAAGATCACTGCTGCTCCCAGAGCTGCTGTTTGGCACACGGTGGTCCCCTAGTCATATAGAATATACACTGTTAGCCTGAACTACCAATACCAAAATCTAAGGTAAGGAACTGGTTCAAGTACAACCACCAATTTCAAAAAGGTTGGCACactgtgtaaaatgtatataaaaaactatttttttcacaacagaaCATAACATCATTGAAACTGAGACTACAGATCACACCTTGTTGATCAGGTATGGGCTggtggtgtgtgagtgtcttgTCAGGAGCATCAGCAAAACGGCCAGTAACACTGCATCCAGGATAAAGAGTAAGTCATTGATTATGACTCGAACCAACACCAGATTCCAGGTCCACTCCACTGACTCGCTACGGTTTCGGTCCCCGAGAGTCGCACAAACCACGTTGACACAGAGAAAGACGGCATTCACTGCACCATACATGCAACGTGCCAGCCACCTAAAGAAAACATGGAAGCCGAGGAGATGGATGAATTTACATTAGACATTTCAGACACAATAGAGTTAAGTAGggatcaaaacaaaacactgatacAGTATTctcaataaaaagtaaaatgtcCTATTATTTCAGTAAAGTCAGTAACTTACAGTTTTCTGCCTCCCACTGAACTGGAAATCTCTCTCACTTTGAGCAACAcctgcaggaaaacaaatatgaaagtAAAAGCAAGCACAATTCCCCTGCTCAAAGAAGGTTTCACTTTGGTTACGTCAGACCATTATGTCTTACaatctttgttttactttctatCAGTAAATTAAACAGAttagccacagctccactgtccACAGTCTTACCTGAGTAAAATACAGGTTAATGAGGCTGAGAGTGAAGAACTGCAGACAAACAGGGAAGCAGTAGAGCAGCCAGTAGACTGCAACAGGCAGGTGGTTGGCCTCCAGTGCATTATAGAAGTAGAAGGAGAACAATGTGGTGCGGAGGGCAGAccagaggaggcagagggacAGGAAAACACTCTGGTAGCTCCATCTT
Coding sequences within it:
- the gpr137 gene encoding integral membrane protein GPR137: MEAPVTATPSPNSTLPPPVPLHPAVAPSVQLGFTILYTTLYAALFLVVYIQLWLLYLYRHKRWSYQSVFLSLCLLWSALRTTLFSFYFYNALEANHLPVAVYWLLYCFPVCLQFFTLSLINLYFTQVLLKVREISSSVGGRKLWLARCMYGAVNAVFLCVNVVCATLGDRNRSESVEWTWNLVLVRVIINDLLFILDAVLLAVLLMLLTRHSHTTSPYLINKGTTVCQTAALGAAVILLFASRACYNLTVLFLSQSHEVESFDFDWYNISDQADLRNELGDKGYLAFGAILLIWELLPTSLLILIFRVRQPAQETSSIVINNRALPRPYFFDDPQASDDDAPVPWARSSHLQTSWYGAESAPLLFATNPTDRNYQHHSFYSTPQN